A region of the Burkholderia savannae genome:
GCCCGCGACCTGGAACGACGAGCCGCCGGCCGCGAACGCGAGCGTCGACGTCGGCCGCGCGCTGCCGAACGCGTGCCGCCAGCCGGCCATCGCGCGCGCGCTCAGCGTGCCCTTCGCGAGCACGCCGAGCTCCGTCGCCGCGCGCACGCCGAGCGTCGAGAACGCGACGTTGCTCGTGTCCGCGTCGCCCTTCAGCGCGGCCGCGCCGCCGCTCTCCTGATAGCCGTCGGTATGCAGGCTCACGTACGCGAGCCCCGCGAACGGCTCGAGCGCGAAGCGTCCCACCGGAATCGCATAGCCCACCTCGCCGAACACTTGGCCCGAATTCGCGTCGTAGCCGGCCGAATCGTGATCGCGGAAGGCGGCGAACGCGGGCGAGCGGTCCGTGTCGATCCGGTACCACGTGTACACCGCGCCCCCGCGCACGCCCCACGCGCCGTACTGTGCGCCGCCGTAGAGCGCGACGTAGTAGCTGTTCAGCGAGGCCGACGAATTCAGGTCGTTGTCGAGCGAGCTGTGCGTGAGGCCCGCCGCGGCGCCCGCGCGCCAGCGGTCGTTCAGCGCGACGTCCGCACCGGCGATGAAGCCCGTCATGCTGCGGTTGAGCGTCGACGCATTGCCGTCGCTCGCGAGCCGGCTGCGGCCGCCGAACGCCTGCCCCCAGACCACCGGCCGATACGGCGTGCCGCCGACGCAGCTTTCGCGCGAGCCGAGCCGCCGCTCGGGCGGCGTCGCGTCCTGGCGCGGCGCGCCGCCGCCCGCGTCGTCGCACAGCGCGGCCCCGCCCGACGACAGCGCCGCGAGCGGCCCCGAGCCCGGCGCGAGCCCCTGGCGCACACGGTCCGTCACCGCGTCGCGCACGTAGCGGCTGTCGGTCAACAACATGCTCTTCATGCTCGCCTGCAGTTCGCCGTCGAGCTGCGAAAACGCGCTGCGCGCGGTCGGCGCATCGGTGACGAGCACGGTGTCGAACAGCGGATTGCCCGCGCCGAGCGTGCCGAGCGCGCCCGCGGCGGCCGTCTGGTTCTGCGTCGCCGCAACCGACGTGAACGGCGTCGCGTTCGGCGCGAGCCGCAGGAACACGTGGTTCGCGTCGTAGGCGAGCGTCGGCGTGACGAACGCGTACGTCGCGTTCACGCCGGCGAACTGGCCTTGCACGCCCGCGCCAGCGCTCAGGATCGTGTAGGTCGTGTTCGCCTGATAGTTCGCCTGGCTCGCGAGCACCTGCACGGTGCCGCCGTTCAGCGTCGCCGAGCCCGTCGCCGCGAGGCTGCCGCTTTGCTGCGGATTCGCGGCGACCTGCAGCGTCGAGCCCGCCTGGAACGTCACGTTGCCCGCCACGTTGAGCACCTGCCCCGGCTGCGGCAGCGACGCGGTGCCGCCGCTCGCGACCACGAGCCCGCCGAGCGTGCCCGTGCCCGTCACCGTCGCGCCGTTGCGCACACTCACCGTCGAATTCGCGAGCGAGCCGTCGACGGCGAGCGTGCCCGCCGCGACCGTCGTCGGCCCGGCGAGCGTGCTCGCGCCCGTCAGCGTCAGCACGCCGCTGCCCGCCTGCGTGAGCGAGCCCGACCCGGAAATCGCGCCACCGTACGTGACGTTGGCCGCTTCGTCGAAGACGAGCGCGCCGTTGTCGGCGACGTTGCCCGCGAGGCTGCCCGTCGTTCCGCCGTTGCCGATCTGCAGCGTGCCGCCGCTCGCGATCGTCGTGCCGCCCGTGAACGTGTTCGCGCCCGTCAGCGTGAGCGGCGCGCCGCCCGACACCGCGAGCGAGCCGCCGCCCGTCAGCGCGCCGCCGAAGCTGCCGCCGCCCGTCACGGCGAGGCTGCCGGCGCCGGTGTCGATCGTGCCGCCCGCCGCGCCGTTCAGCGTCGGCAGCGTCACGTTCGAGCCGCCGAGCGACACGCTGCCGCCGTTCACCGTGAGGCCGCCCGTGCCGAGCGCGCCGCCGTTGCCGACGACGACCGTGCCCGCGTCGACCGTCGTGCCGCCCGCGTACGTGTTCGCGCCGACGAGCGTGAGCGTCGACGAGCCGTTCATCACGAGGCCGCCCGCCCCCGACACGGGGCCCGACAGCGTCAGGCTCCGCGTGCCGCCGATCGTCGCGGTCGAGTTGAGCGCGACCGCGTTCGACAGGTTCACGGCGGCCGTCGCGGCGATCGTCGTCGGCGCGGCGACCGTCACCGCCCCCGTGCCGAGCGCGCCGCTGCCGCCGAGCGCGACCGTGCCGCCCGCGAGCGTCGTGCCGCCCGAATACGTGTTGCTGCCGGTCAGCGCCTGCGTGCCGGTGCCGGCGAGCGTCAGGCCGCCGGTGCCGCCGATCGTCCCGCCGAACGTCGTGCCGCCGCTGCCCGCGAGCGTCAGCCCGTTGCCGCCGAGCGCGACCGTCGTTCCGGCGACACCGGACAGGCCGCCGATCGTCTGGCTGCCCGTCGCGCCGCTAATGTCGAAGCCCACGCCCGCGCCGGCAAGATTCACCGAGCCCGCCGCCGCGAGGCTGCCGCCCGCGCCCAAGGCAAGCGTGCCCGCATTGATCGTCGTGCCGCCCGTGTACGTGTCCGCGCCCGTGAGCGTCAGCGTGCCGCCGCCGTTCTTCGTCAACGCGCCGCCGCCCGAGATCGCGCCCGACAGCGTGAGCCCCGTCGCGCCCTGCACCGTCAGGCCGCCCGCGCCGAGCGTCACGTTGTTGCTCACGCCGAGCCCCGCGGCGCCCGCCTGCAGCGCGCCGCCGTTGCCGGCGATCGTGCCCGTGCCGAGCGACGCGTTGTTGCCGATGATCGCGACGCCGCCCGACAGCGTCGCGTCCTGCGCGCTCGACGCGCCGTTGATCGTCCACGCGCCGCTCGTCACGTCGAGATGATTGAAGTTGATGTAGTTGTTGACGGCGATCGTGCCGCTCGCGGGGCCGCCCGCGGCCTGCTGCAACAAGAGCGTGTTGTTGCCGCCCGCGCCGCCGTCGACGATGCCCGTCGCCGCGAAGCCGAGCGTGAGCGAGCCGACGCCGATGTTCAGCGCCACCCCGGTGCCGCCCGCCGCGCTGACCGTCGAGCCCGTCATCGCGGTGAACGTGTTCGTGCTGTTCGCGCCCATCGACACGCTGCCGTCGATCGTCCCCGAGTTGACGAACGTGTTGCCCTGCCCGGCGGCGCCGTTCGGCTGGAACGCGACGCGGCCGGTGATCGTGCCGCTGTTGTTGAAATTGACCTGGCCGCCGCCGTACGCGGCGACCACGGGCGAATCCGGGCCGAGCAGCGTCGCGCCGACGAGCGGCGTCGAGCCGATCGTCCCGGTGTTCGTGATGTTCGACACGCCGCCCGTGCCGTTCTGGACCGCGAGCGCCATGCCGGTCAGCCCGCTGATCGACACGCCTGTCGTGCCGTTCATCGTGCCGTTGTTCGTGACGTTGGTCGTGCTCGGCGACGCGTTGCCGACGACGGTGCCGCTCGACAGGATGCCGAGCCCCGAGCCGAGCACGGTCGGATCGATCGTGCCGTTGTTGGTCAGCGAAACGCCGCTGCCCGTGAGCGACAGCGCGGTGCCGCCGATGCCGAGCAGCACGCCCAGGCTCGCGCCGCTGTCGACCGTCACGTTGAGATTGTTGCCGCTGTTCGAATAGCTCGGCGCGAGCGGATTGGCCGCCCCCGAGCAGGTGACGGTGGTGCCCGCCGGGGTGCAGGCCGCGTGCGCCTGAACGATGCCGGCGCCGACGAGCGCGACGAACACGCCCATCGACGGCACGAGCTTGGCAAGCTCGTTGTTTTTTCTTGAACGCGTGCAGTTCATGTTGCCCCCTTCCTTGCCATCGAAAATAGACGTCGAAGGAAACTGCCTGGCGCGGCGGGAATTGCGTCGACGATTCGGCGAATCGTCGGGACAAAACAGTCTTCCGGCCGCGCGGCGACGGCCGTCTGTTTCGAAGGAAACGCAGGAATCGGAAAAACCGCGAAAGCGCGAACGCCGATCTGATCGACTAAGCGAACGGCATGACGCCCCCCCTTTATGGCGGCGACATCTCGAGTTGGTCTAGTTAATGCGGATGACGACTTGTCGGAAGGCTATATCAAAGCACGCCGATATGCAAAAAATCGGAACGGTCGGCGCCGATGTCTTTGCCTCGGCTTCAATGCGGCTTTCCCGCCGCATCCGCGATGCGCTTCGCAATGGACTTCAAAGAACGAGAATCGTTTCGGCCGAGATCTCGCGATTGCCGCAAGCGAAACGTATGCAACAGGTAAATGCCGCGCGTGGTCGACGCGCCGAACGCAACGCCTTCGCGAACGCGCGATGCGCTTCGGTCCCGAACGGCAACATGCATTCGCCTCACCTTTATCTTTTCCGCCGATTCATCCTATCATTTCATTCGACCATTTTTGTCAGACGACTCCGTCTGACAAATAGCCGACTCGCAATCTTTGAATCGTTTTCGAATTCATTTCGCATCTCGAATAAATACTCGCCACGTCATTTCGATTGATCTGTCTCAACGCAGCAAGCCCGCCATCCAACACGATGAAAGGCGAAACCCGCCACATGAACGGAGGCCATGATGGAAATTTCATTGAGAGACCTGCTGACGGTGCTGCACGGAATGGGATTCGGCGCGTTGTTCATGCTTGCGTTTTCCGGTGCGATCGCCGAGCTCTATCGCACGTCGTCGCCGGGCGCGCCCGCCGTGCCCGCGCCGCGTGAACATCGGCTGTTGATGATCTATCTGTCCGCGATGGTGATCCTCGCGTGGGCAACCGTGTTCTCCGGCGCATACATCGTCTATCCGTGGTATCGCGCGGTGCCGCCCGCCGGCCTGACCGATCTCGCGAACTACCCGCAGCGCCTGTTGATGTCGAGCCGCGACACGTCGGGCTGGCACAGCCTCGGGATGGAATGGAAGGAGCACGTCGCGTGGCTCGCGCCGATCGCGATGACGATGGTCGCCTACGTGTTCGGCAAGTACGGCGCGGCGCTCGGCAAGCAACGCCAGATTCGCAACGCGGTGCTGGCGTTCACCGTCGTCGCGTTCGTCGCGACGGGCGTCGCGGGTGCGTTCGGCGCATTCCTGAACAAGTACGCGCCGGTCCGCGGCGGCGCCGCCATCCACCTCATGACGGGAGAATGAAAATGCATGCCTCTCATCCGCACACCGCCGCGCAACATGCCGCCGATACGGCGCATAATCAGTCATCCGTAGCAAGCGAGCCGACAAACGCTTCGCCGCGAACAAGCGCGCCCGCCGCCGCCGAAGTGCTGCCGAACGGCCCGGCCGCCGCCGCCATTCTCGCGGCCGGCATCGGCTGCTTCGCCGTCGGGCTCTTTGCGCTCGCCGGCGACGCGTTCCGCTCAGTTGCGCATTTCTTCACGTTCTACACGCCCACCGGGCCGCTTTCGGGCGTGACGACGAGTGCGATCGTCGTCTGGCTGCTGTCATGGGCGGCGCTGTCGCGCCGATGGAACGCGGCGTCGGTCGCGCTCGGCCGCGTCACGACCGTCGCCTTCGTGCTGCTCGCGCTCGGCATCCTGCTGACATTCCCGCCCTTCATGGATCTGCTGCAAGGCAAGTAGCCGCTCGCGCGCCGAACGGAGCATCGCGTTCCGTTCGGCACGCGCGACGCCCCCTCTTCGTTGCTGATCCAAGTCAATTTTCGCAATTGTGGCGATCATAGACTCGAATCATCGACATCGGTCGCGACGAAAGATGGATCGTTAGCGGTGCGACACGTTTGATGAAGTCAGAACGATATTGAAATAAACGAGAAGGACCGCAGCGGATATCAGTGGAAACACCGGCTTCAATGCGTTGGAAAAAGGCGGTTTCTCAACGGAAACCGGATACACGAGCCCTGACGACAAACAAGAAGGGGGCGGTATGTTCAATCGCATCCGTCGCGGCCTTACCGCCATGCTTGCATGCGTGTTCGGGGTGCTGTGCCTGTCGAATGACGCCGCCGCGGTTCCGGCGTTCGCGAGACAAACGGGGCTCGCCTGCGTCGCGTGCCACGTGAGCTTCCCGGAACTCACGCCGTTCGGGCGCTTCTTCAAGCTGACGGGCTACACGCTGTCGAACCGGTTCACGATTCCGCTCGCGGGCATGGTGCAGCTGTCGCAAACCAATACCCGCTCGATCGACAACCGCAACTACGACTTCGTGCGCAATCAGGACGTCGTGCTGCAGCAGGCGAGCCTGTTCTACGGCGGGCGCATCGCCGGCCCGGTCGGCGCGTTCGCGCAATGGACGTACGACGGCATCGCGCACCACAGCGGCATCGACAACACCGACATCCGCGCGGCCGGGCACTTCACGCGCGACGACGTCGACTTCATCTACGGCGTCACGGTCAACAACAATCCGACCGTCTCCGACGTCTGGAACAGCACGCCGGCATTCGGCTATCCGTACGCGTCGAGCAGCGTGTCGCTCACGCCGACGGCGAGCACGCTGATCGACGGCGGCCTCGCGCAGCAGGTCGCGGGCTTCGCCGCGTACGCATTCTGGCAGCGCAGCATCTACGCGGAAGTCGGCCTCTATCGGACTGCCGACCAGATGTTCTCGGTGTTCCGCACGGGGCAGGACATCAGCACGCCGGGCGGCGTGACGCGGCTGCGGGGCGGTAACCCGTACTGGCGCGTCGCGTACAACCGCGAATGGGGCCCGCACTCGCTGATGCTCGGCACGTTCGGCCTGATTGCCGACGTGTATCCGGACAACACGCTGCCCGCGACGCCGACCGACCGCTTCACCGACATCGCGCTCGATGCGCAGTATCAATACCTGACGCTGTCGCACGCGTTCACGACGCAGTTCACGTTCATCCACGAGAAGCAGAACTGGAGCGCGAGCTTCCCGAGCGGCGGAATCGGCGCGGGGCCGACGCCAGCCAACCCGACCGACCGTCTCAACACGTTCAAGGCGAAGGCTTCGTACTACTACCAGCGCAAGTACGGCGCGACGCTCGCGTACTTCTCGACAACGGGCACGACCGATCCCGGGCTGTACTCGCCGACGCCCGTGACGGGCAGCGCGAACGGCAGCCCGGACTCGCGAGGCGTCATCGCGGAGCTCGACTATCTGCCGTTCCCGCAAGTGAAGCTGTCGTTGCAGTACACATGGTTCCTCAAGTTCAACGGAGCGCGCTTCAACTACGACGGCAACGGCCGAAACGCGAGCGACAACAACACGCTGTACCTGCTCGCGTGGTTCGTGTTCTGACGCCGCCCGAACCTTGCCTCGCCAACCCGCCTGCTCCGCGAGAACGATCATGAAAAAGCTGCTTGCATCACCGATGTGGATCGCCGCGCTCGCCGCCGCGCTCGGCGGCTGGCCCGCCGTCCGCGCGCACGCGCAGGACGGCGCGCGGCTCGCCGCGCAGCTCTGCGCCGCTTGCCATGGCGCGCATGGCCGCAGCGAATCGCCGATGTTCCCGCGGCTCAATGCGCAAACGAACGAGTATCTGAGCGCGCAGCTCAAGGGCTTTCGCGAGCACGCGCGCGGCGAGACCGACGCGCGCGCGTACATGTGGGCCATCGCGTCGCAGCTCGACGACGCGACGATCGCGTCGATCGCCGACTACTACTCGCATCAGGAGCCGACGCACGGCGAGCCCGGCGATCCGGCGCTCGTCGCGAAGGGGCAGGACATCTTCGAGCACGGCGTGCCCGAAAAGGGCACGCCGGCGTGCGCGTCGTGCCACGGACAGAACGGGCAAGGCGTCGGAACGTTCCCGCGGCTCGCGGGACAGCACGAGGCCTACCTGCTGCGGCAAATCGAGGTCTTCAAGAACGGCACGCGCGCGAATGCGCCCGTGATGAGCGCGGTCGCGCATACGCTCGACACCGATCAGGCGAAGGCCGTCGCGGCGTGGTTGCAGTCGCGTTAGCGAAACGCGGCCCGAGGACGGGCACGCGGCGACACGCGCGCGTCAGCGGCTGAAGCCGATGTCGCCCGCGTCGTCGTCGCCGGCCTCGAACCCGCCGCGCCCCATCGCCTCGCCGGCGCCGCGCACCGCGCAGGTCAGCGGTTCGTCGGCCACGCGCGCGGCGAGCCCCGTCTCGTCGTGGAGCCGCTTGCCGAGATTCGCGAGCAGCGCGCCGCCGCCCGTCAGCACGATCCCGCGATCCGCGATGTCCGTGATGAGCTCCGGCGGCGCGTTCTCGAGCGCGCTCTTCACCGCGCTCACCACCTGGTTCAGCGGCGCGGCGAGCGCGTCGGCGATGTCGTGGTTGCTGAGCTGGATCGTGCGCGGCAGGCCGTCGGCGACGCTGCGCCCAACCGCATGGATCGATTCGCGCGGCACCCGGTAGCTCGCGGTGCCGATCGCCTTCTTCACGTGCTCGGCGGTGTGCTCGCCGAGCAGCACGCCGTACAGGTTGCGGACGTGATTGACGATCGCCGCGTCGAACTGGTCGCCGCCCACGCGAATCGCCTCGCGATAGACGATCCCGCCAAGCGCGATCACCGCGACCTCGGTCGTGCCGCCGCCGATGTCGACGACCATCGAGCCGACCGCCTCCGTCACCGGCAGCCCCGCGCCGAGCGCGGCCGCGAGCGGCTCGCTGATCAGGCTGACCCGCGACGCGCCCGCCGCGAGCGCCGCTTCGCGGATCGCGCGCTGCTCGACCGCGGTCGCGTTCGACGGCACGCAGATCGTGAACTCGACGCGCCGCCCGAACAGCGAGCGCGCATGCGACATATCGACGAACTGCCGCATCATCTGCTCGGCCGCGTGATAGTTCGCAACGACGCCGTGCCTGAGCGGCCGGACGGCTTCGAGATGCTCGGGCGAGCGCCCGAGGAGCGCCTTCGCCTGCTCGCCGACCGCCTCGACGCGCGCCTTGTCGGCCGGGCCGCCCCGCTTGCGGAAGCAGACGACCGACGGCTGATTCAGCACGACGCCGCGATCGCGGACGTAGATCTGCGTGCTCGCGGTGCCCGGATCGACCGCGACGTTGTGCGCAAAAAACCTTCCGAGAAAGGGTGCCGCCATCGTGAAGCCTCTATCGAATCTGGTGGAAGGATTGCGCGGATGCGTCGCCGGCCGCCCCCCCGGGCCGGTTGCCGGCGACGAGCACAATCCACTCAGTCGCTTAGCGGCAGGATGCCTGAATACTTTAGGAGATTTCATGAAATTTCTATAGAGCGTCAGGTCGCTTTGCACCGTGGGCCGGGGCGGATCGCGCCCGACGCGTGGCCGCGGGCGGGCAAAAGCGGTACTCTCTCGCTTTTGCCGATTCCGGATCGGTCCTCCCGACTGTTCAGCCCGACCACGCCATAGCAACGATAATGACGGTGTTCGCCTCTTCCGCCCGTCCGGGCGCTCGCGCCGCCGGCCTCGTGGCCGTCCTTCTGTTCGTCTGCGTCGCGGCGGGCCGGCCCGCGGCCGCCCATGCGGCCGACGCCGCGCCCATGGCGGGCGCCGTCGCGGCGCCGACTGCCGCGACGGCCGACGCGACGACACGCGCAATGGCCTCGCCGGGCGGCGCGCCGTCGGCCGGGACGTCGCCCGCCCCGGCATCGGCCGCATCGGCCGCGCCCGCCGACGCGGCGCCCGCCTGGTTCTGGGCCGCCCGGCAGCAGGCCACAGCCGCGGTCTCGAATGCCGCCTCGAATCCCGTATCAAATCCCGCCTCGAATCCCGCCTCGAATCTCGCCTCGAATCCCGCCTCGAATCCCGCGCCGAACATCGCCGCGAACGCCACCGCAGCGCCCACCGCTGCGGCGCCCGATCGGGCCGCCGCGCAAACGCCCGCGCAGGCCGCGACATCGCCGGCCGCCGCGGGCGAGCCCGTCTGCACGCCGGACGGCGGCAAGCCCGGCCGGCCGGCGATCGGCCTCGTGCTGTCGGGCGGCGGCGCGCGCGGCTACGCGCATCTCGGCGTGCTGAAGGTGCTCGAGGCGCACCGGATTCCCGTCGACTGCATCGCGGCGACGAGCATGGGCGCCGTCGTCGGCGGCCTGTACGCGACCGGAATGACCGCGCAGGAAATGGAGCGGCGGCTGTCGCAGGTGAACCTCGCCGACATCGCGTTCGACGTGACCGACCGTGCGGACCTGCCGCAAAAGAAGCGCGAGGACGAGCGCCTGTACATCGACAGCCTGACGATCGGCTTCGATTCGAAAGGCTTCAAGGCGCCCGTCGGGCTCGTGCAGGGCAACCGGCTGCAGGCGCTCCTCGCGAACTGGACGGCCGCCGTGCCGACCAACCAGCCGTTCGACCGGCTGCCGATTCCGTACCGCGCGATCGCGACCGACCTGCAAACCGGCCAGAAGGTCGTGCTCGACCACGGCTCGCTGCCGCTCGCGATCCGCGCGAGCATGGCGCTGCCGGGGCTCTTCTCGCCCGCCGAGATCGACGGACGCGCGCTCGTGGACGGCGGGCTCGTCAGCAACCTGCCCGTCGACGCCGCGCGCCGGATGGGCGCGGACGTCGTGATCGCCGTCGACATCGGCTCGCCGCTGCGCCCGCTGAACGCGCTCGCGTCGCCCGCCGACGTGATGCAGCAGATGATCGGCATCCTGATCCGGCAGAACGTCGCCGAGCAGCGCAAGCAGCTGCGGCCGGACGACATCCTGCTTGCGCCGGACCTCGGCAAGCAGACCTTCACCGATTTCCAGACCGCGAACCAGTCGATCGCCGCGGGCGAGGCCGCCGCCGTCGCCGCGCTGCCGCGTCTCGAGCGCTACGCGCTGTCGCCCGAGCAATACGACGCATACCGCGCCTCGCACCGGCGGCCGCCGCCGCAGCCGATCCGCATCACGTCGATCGAGATCCGGACCAACGGCTCGTCGGTGCCGACGCAGATCGTGCGCAACGCGCTGCGCGTGAAACCGGGCGACCTCTACGATCCGCAGGCGGTGAGCGCCGACCTGCTGTCGCTCACGACGAGCGGCAATTTCGAGAACGTCGCGCAGCAGATCGTCAACGAAAGCGACGAGCACCGGCTCGTGATCGACGCGCAGGAGAAGTACTGGGGGCCGAACTTCCTGCTGTTCGGGCTCGGGATGTCGAGCAGTTCGACGGACGAAGGCGGCTTCCGGCTGCATCTCGGCTACCGGCGGCCGTGGCTCACGCCGTCCGGCCTCGAATTCCGCGTGGATACGACGCTGGGCAGCGATCTGCAGTCGGCGCACGTCGAGCTGCGGCAACCGCTGTCGAACAAGATCGGCTACTACGTCGCACCGTATGCGGATTACCAGCGGCGTTTCGCGAACCTCTACAACGGGGAAAGCGACATCAAGGTCACGCAATACCGTATCCAGACGGCACGAGTCGGCCTCGATTTCGGGCTGCCGCTCGCGCGGCTCGGAGATTTCCGCGTCGGGCTCGCGTATACGCACCTGTCGGCCGCGCCGACGTACAACCTCCTGCTCGGCGAGTGGGTCGACGGCGACGCGTGGCTCCCGTCCTGGTACGCGCGACAGATCAACGCGCGCGCCCGGCTCGTCATCGACCAGCTCGACGATCAGGTCTTTCCGCGCAAGGGTTATTTTGCGGAATTCCGCGCCGAAAGATCCCTCGCGACGAGCGACGACAAGTTCACCGACGTCTACGGCAAGCTGATGGTCGCCGAGCGTTTCGGCCGGCAT
Encoded here:
- a CDS encoding autotransporter outer membrane beta-barrel domain-containing protein; protein product: MNCTRSRKNNELAKLVPSMGVFVALVGAGIVQAHAACTPAGTTVTCSGAANPLAPSYSNSGNNLNVTVDSGASLGVLLGIGGTALSLTGSGVSLTNNGTIDPTVLGSGLGILSSGTVVGNASPSTTNVTNNGTMNGTTGVSISGLTGMALAVQNGTGGVSNITNTGTIGSTPLVGATLLGPDSPVVAAYGGGQVNFNNSGTITGRVAFQPNGAAGQGNTFVNSGTIDGSVSMGANSTNTFTAMTGSTVSAAGGTGVALNIGVGSLTLGFAATGIVDGGAGGNNTLLLQQAAGGPASGTIAVNNYINFNHLDVTSGAWTINGASSAQDATLSGGVAIIGNNASLGTGTIAGNGGALQAGAAGLGVSNNVTLGAGGLTVQGATGLTLSGAISGGGALTKNGGGTLTLTGADTYTGGTTINAGTLALGAGGSLAAAGSVNLAGAGVGFDISGATGSQTIGGLSGVAGTTVALGGNGLTLAGSGGTTFGGTIGGTGGLTLAGTGTQALTGSNTYSGGTTLAGGTVALGGSGALGTGAVTVAAPTTIAATAAVNLSNAVALNSTATIGGTRSLTLSGPVSGAGGLVMNGSSTLTLVGANTYAGGTTVDAGTVVVGNGGALGTGGLTVNGGSVSLGGSNVTLPTLNGAAGGTIDTGAGSLAVTGGGSFGGALTGGGSLAVSGGAPLTLTGANTFTGGTTIASGGTLQIGNGGTTGSLAGNVADNGALVFDEAANVTYGGAISGSGSLTQAGSGVLTLTGASTLAGPTTVAAGTLAVDGSLANSTVSVRNGATVTGTGTLGGLVVASGGTASLPQPGQVLNVAGNVTFQAGSTLQVAANPQQSGSLAATGSATLNGGTVQVLASQANYQANTTYTILSAGAGVQGQFAGVNATYAFVTPTLAYDANHVFLRLAPNATPFTSVAATQNQTAAAGALGTLGAGNPLFDTVLVTDAPTARSAFSQLDGELQASMKSMLLTDSRYVRDAVTDRVRQGLAPGSGPLAALSSGGAALCDDAGGGAPRQDATPPERRLGSRESCVGGTPYRPVVWGQAFGGRSRLASDGNASTLNRSMTGFIAGADVALNDRWRAGAAAGLTHSSLDNDLNSSASLNSYYVALYGGAQYGAWGVRGGAVYTWYRIDTDRSPAFAAFRDHDSAGYDANSGQVFGEVGYAIPVGRFALEPFAGLAYVSLHTDGYQESGGAAALKGDADTSNVAFSTLGVRAATELGVLAKGTLSARAMAGWRHAFGSARPTSTLAFAAGGSSFQVAGVPIARDSAVLELGIDASVTKNLTLGVSYSGQYGSGVRDNAVLGNALWRF
- a CDS encoding cytochrome C; this encodes MFNRIRRGLTAMLACVFGVLCLSNDAAAVPAFARQTGLACVACHVSFPELTPFGRFFKLTGYTLSNRFTIPLAGMVQLSQTNTRSIDNRNYDFVRNQDVVLQQASLFYGGRIAGPVGAFAQWTYDGIAHHSGIDNTDIRAAGHFTRDDVDFIYGVTVNNNPTVSDVWNSTPAFGYPYASSSVSLTPTASTLIDGGLAQQVAGFAAYAFWQRSIYAEVGLYRTADQMFSVFRTGQDISTPGGVTRLRGGNPYWRVAYNREWGPHSLMLGTFGLIADVYPDNTLPATPTDRFTDIALDAQYQYLTLSHAFTTQFTFIHEKQNWSASFPSGGIGAGPTPANPTDRLNTFKAKASYYYQRKYGATLAYFSTTGTTDPGLYSPTPVTGSANGSPDSRGVIAELDYLPFPQVKLSLQYTWFLKFNGARFNYDGNGRNASDNNTLYLLAWFVF
- a CDS encoding c-type cytochrome; the protein is MKKLLASPMWIAALAAALGGWPAVRAHAQDGARLAAQLCAACHGAHGRSESPMFPRLNAQTNEYLSAQLKGFREHARGETDARAYMWAIASQLDDATIASIADYYSHQEPTHGEPGDPALVAKGQDIFEHGVPEKGTPACASCHGQNGQGVGTFPRLAGQHEAYLLRQIEVFKNGTRANAPVMSAVAHTLDTDQAKAVAAWLQSR
- the mreB gene encoding rod shape-determining protein — translated: MAAPFLGRFFAHNVAVDPGTASTQIYVRDRGVVLNQPSVVCFRKRGGPADKARVEAVGEQAKALLGRSPEHLEAVRPLRHGVVANYHAAEQMMRQFVDMSHARSLFGRRVEFTICVPSNATAVEQRAIREAALAAGASRVSLISEPLAAALGAGLPVTEAVGSMVVDIGGGTTEVAVIALGGIVYREAIRVGGDQFDAAIVNHVRNLYGVLLGEHTAEHVKKAIGTASYRVPRESIHAVGRSVADGLPRTIQLSNHDIADALAAPLNQVVSAVKSALENAPPELITDIADRGIVLTGGGALLANLGKRLHDETGLAARVADEPLTCAVRGAGEAMGRGGFEAGDDDAGDIGFSR
- a CDS encoding patatin-like phospholipase family protein, with product MTVFASSARPGARAAGLVAVLLFVCVAAGRPAAAHAADAAPMAGAVAAPTAATADATTRAMASPGGAPSAGTSPAPASAASAAPADAAPAWFWAARQQATAAVSNAASNPVSNPASNPASNLASNPASNPAPNIAANATAAPTAAAPDRAAAQTPAQAATSPAAAGEPVCTPDGGKPGRPAIGLVLSGGGARGYAHLGVLKVLEAHRIPVDCIAATSMGAVVGGLYATGMTAQEMERRLSQVNLADIAFDVTDRADLPQKKREDERLYIDSLTIGFDSKGFKAPVGLVQGNRLQALLANWTAAVPTNQPFDRLPIPYRAIATDLQTGQKVVLDHGSLPLAIRASMALPGLFSPAEIDGRALVDGGLVSNLPVDAARRMGADVVIAVDIGSPLRPLNALASPADVMQQMIGILIRQNVAEQRKQLRPDDILLAPDLGKQTFTDFQTANQSIAAGEAAAVAALPRLERYALSPEQYDAYRASHRRPPPQPIRITSIEIRTNGSSVPTQIVRNALRVKPGDLYDPQAVSADLLSLTTSGNFENVAQQIVNESDEHRLVIDAQEKYWGPNFLLFGLGMSSSSTDEGGFRLHLGYRRPWLTPSGLEFRVDTTLGSDLQSAHVELRQPLSNKIGYYVAPYADYQRRFANLYNGESDIKVTQYRIQTARVGLDFGLPLARLGDFRVGLAYTHLSAAPTYNLLLGEWVDGDAWLPSWYARQINARARLVIDQLDDQVFPRKGYFAEFRAERSLATSDDKFTDVYGKLMVAERFGRHSVSASIEAGKSFGGVNLSNPLGYTLGGFQHLSAYAADQLSGDALVYGQITYMNQLATFNASPIKALYVGASAEAGNVWSLDSTPSGPLKQSYTLFTSLTTAFGPVYVGVAFAPGGRRNLYFQLGRTY